One Salarias fasciatus chromosome 22, fSalaFa1.1, whole genome shotgun sequence DNA segment encodes these proteins:
- the LOC115409802 gene encoding galactose-specific lectin nattectin-like, producing the protein MMFFLFLCFLALCAAAPLEEKNMKLQRGGCPLFWYNFNRRCYLYVTSEMTWADAELYCVSQGANLVSIHSEEEHNFVNWLIKTLNPEQSYTWIGLSDVHKEGAWMWSDGSRFNFAIWRIGQPDNAGQIENCGHTNAGERFRWNDFPCSTLLRFVCASLDILSRDSFLTLSE; encoded by the coding sequence atgatgtttttcctctttttgtgtttcctcgctctttgtgctgcagctcccttggaggagaaaaacatgaagctccagcgTGGCGGTTGTCCACTGTTCTGGTACAACTTCAATCGTCGCTGCTATCTGTACGTCACCTCAGAGATGACCTGGGCTGATGCAGAACTCTACTGTGTGTCTCAGGGAGCCAACCTGGTGTCCATCCACAGTGAGGAGGAACATAACTTTGTCAACTGGTTGATTAAGACTTTGAATCCTGAGCAGAGCTATACCTGGATTGGACTCAGTGACGTTCATAAAGAAGGAGCCTGGATGTGGTCTGATGGATCCAGGTTCAACTTTGCAATCTGGAGGATTGGACAGCCTGATAATGCCGGGCAAATTGAAAACTGTGGCCATACCAACGCTGGTGAACGGTTCCGATGGAATGATTTTCCATGTTCTACACTCTTGCGCTTTGTTTGTGCATCATTGGACATTCTGTCAAGGGACAGCTTTCTGACTTTATCTGAGTAA